One Brachyspira pilosicoli P43/6/78 genomic window carries:
- a CDS encoding acyl-CoA carboxylase subunit beta has protein sequence MQEKINELKKRKEKIEEAGGKDKIEERHAKGKLTARERILHLLDEGTFCEIDAFIEHRCSDFGMEKNKVAGEGVVTGYGKINGRQVCVYAQDFTVIGGSLGQMHAAKICKVQDMAIKLGCPCIGINDSGGARIQEGIDSLRGYGDIFYRNVQASGVIPQICVIMGPCAGGAVYSPALMDFILMTDKTANMFITGPQVVKAVTGEQVSAEELGGAFVHSKTSGVASLMFPDEISTLEGVKKLLSYIPQNNLEDVPLENTNDDPNRNDEELSNILPDSPNKPYDIKEIIKRVVDNGEFFELQPLFATNIVICFARLDGKSVGIIANQPNSMAGVLDINAADKAARFIRFCDSFNIPLVTLVDTAGYLPGVGQEHNGVIRHGAKLLYAYSEATAPKITLIIRKSYGGAYIAMCSKHLGADMVYAWPSAEIAVMGPDGAANIIFKKEIDKAEDPKKMRAEKIEEYKKEFANPYRAAVRGYVDDVIEPEYTRSYLINALHLLVSKRETRLPRKHGNIPL, from the coding sequence ATGCAAGAAAAAATAAATGAACTTAAGAAAAGAAAAGAAAAGATAGAAGAGGCTGGCGGTAAAGATAAAATAGAAGAACGTCATGCTAAAGGTAAATTAACAGCAAGAGAACGTATATTGCATCTTTTAGACGAAGGCACTTTTTGCGAGATTGATGCTTTTATAGAACATAGATGCAGTGATTTTGGTATGGAAAAAAATAAAGTAGCAGGCGAAGGTGTAGTTACAGGATACGGTAAAATTAACGGCAGACAAGTATGTGTATATGCTCAGGATTTTACAGTAATAGGCGGTTCATTAGGACAAATGCATGCTGCTAAAATTTGTAAAGTACAAGATATGGCAATAAAATTAGGCTGCCCTTGTATTGGTATTAACGATTCAGGCGGAGCTAGAATACAAGAGGGTATTGATTCATTAAGAGGCTATGGTGATATTTTCTATAGAAATGTACAGGCTTCTGGTGTAATTCCTCAAATATGTGTAATAATGGGACCTTGTGCCGGAGGAGCTGTTTATTCTCCTGCTTTGATGGACTTTATACTTATGACTGATAAAACTGCTAATATGTTTATTACAGGTCCTCAGGTTGTAAAGGCTGTAACAGGTGAACAGGTTTCTGCAGAAGAGCTTGGAGGAGCTTTTGTTCATAGCAAAACTTCTGGTGTTGCTTCTTTAATGTTCCCTGATGAGATATCTACTTTAGAAGGTGTTAAAAAATTACTTTCTTATATACCTCAAAATAATTTGGAAGATGTGCCTTTAGAAAATACTAATGATGACCCTAATAGAAATGATGAGGAGTTATCAAACATACTTCCAGACAGTCCTAATAAGCCTTATGATATAAAAGAGATTATAAAAAGAGTAGTTGATAATGGTGAGTTTTTTGAGCTTCAGCCTTTATTCGCTACTAATATAGTTATATGTTTTGCTCGTCTTGACGGTAAATCTGTTGGTATAATAGCTAATCAGCCTAATTCTATGGCAGGCGTACTTGATATTAATGCTGCAGACAAAGCTGCTCGTTTCATTCGTTTCTGCGATAGTTTTAATATTCCATTGGTTACATTGGTTGATACTGCAGGATATTTACCTGGTGTAGGTCAGGAGCATAATGGAGTTATTAGACATGGTGCTAAACTTTTATATGCTTATTCTGAGGCTACTGCTCCAAAGATTACTCTTATTATAAGAAAGTCATACGGCGGAGCTTATATAGCTATGTGTTCTAAACATTTAGGTGCTGATATGGTTTATGCTTGGCCTTCTGCTGAGATTGCTGTTATGGGACCTGATGGTGCGGCTAACATTATATTTAAAAAAGAAATAGATAAAGCTGAAGACCCTAAGAAAATGAGAGCTGAAAAGATAGAAGAATACAAAAAAGAGTTTGCTAATCCTTACAGAGCTGCTGTTAGAGGATATGTTGATGATGTAATAGAGCCTGAATATACTAGAAGCTATCTTATTAATGCACTTCATTTATTAGTAAGCAAGAGAGAGACTAGACTTCCTCGCAAACATGGTAATATACCTTTGTAA
- a CDS encoding biotin/lipoyl-containing protein, giving the protein MIKNYKVTVNGKSYDVSVEEIRNESVASNKVLSTAVNNAVSNQAVNTKASAPVAKPAAAAVKAPAIDENAISVKATMPGTILSFNVAIGDKVTEGQVVAVLEAMKMENELTAPASGEVISIHVEKGSSVVEGQVILQIK; this is encoded by the coding sequence ATGATTAAAAATTATAAAGTAACTGTTAATGGAAAAAGTTATGATGTATCTGTTGAAGAGATAAGAAATGAGTCTGTTGCTTCAAATAAAGTTTTATCTACTGCTGTTAATAATGCTGTAAGTAATCAGGCAGTAAATACAAAAGCTTCTGCACCAGTTGCAAAACCAGCAGCAGCTGCTGTAAAAGCTCCTGCTATAGATGAGAATGCTATATCTGTAAAAGCTACTATGCCTGGAACTATATTATCATTTAATGTTGCTATAGGAGATAAGGTAACAGAGGGTCAGGTTGTTGCTGTATTAGAAGCTATGAAGATGGAAAATGAACTTACTGCTCCTGCTTCTGGAGAGGTTATATCTATACATGTTGAGAAAGGTTCATCTGTTGTAGAAGGTCAAGTGATATTGCAGATTAAGTAA
- a CDS encoding OadG family protein has protein sequence MDHNAAITIFGIISVLIVALVFYVLALFLGIIFKSRNTKKEEEISKVVEESKTKEEDLLDDSELVAAITACITAYSGNSKFVITSIKESKTPVWGMADRIK, from the coding sequence ATGGATCATAATGCTGCTATTACAATATTTGGTATAATATCTGTTTTAATTGTCGCTTTAGTTTTTTATGTTTTGGCTTTATTTTTGGGTATCATTTTTAAGTCAAGAAACACAAAAAAAGAAGAAGAGATTAGTAAGGTTGTAGAAGAGAGTAAAACTAAAGAAGAAGATTTATTAGATGACAGCGAGCTTGTAGCGGCTATTACTGCTTGTATAACTGCTTATAGCGGTAATTCTAAATTTGTAATAACTTCAATAAAAGAGTCTAAAACTCCTGTATGGGGTATGGCTGACAGAATAAAATAA
- the dnaX gene encoding DNA polymerase III subunit gamma/tau: protein MDKNYKVIARKYRPQTFEEVIGQEHITKTISKSIAQKKIAHAYLFSGAHGVGKTSLARIIAKALNCVNGPTDKPCGVCPSCTQIENGTPLDVIEIDGASNRGIENIRTIIENVRISPVAGKYKVYIIDEVHQITNEAFNALLKTLEEPPAHVVFILATTEADRVLPTIRSRCQQYIFKSLGIEDLEKILKGILDKENIAYDDEAIFLIAKQARGSVRDSETILEKMIAYTADKKHITSGDVIAVVGGNNFSFVKDFFDVMISKDKKNYFQFVKKLFEESVDPRTFINNLIEYMRVVLMIKSGIDDIKLLEITENERDDLKTFANNYSDDEIERILDYILNVEERIRNASNARVIFEMRMLLLLDTDNLIRPVDIISSSNVQTVSDTNEDYGLSNDNIQKPKEINNAPKPAYDVPLSPNDKRHIFYNKILSYVETESPTIYSLLSQGNPIESKGATLIVAIPEHIYDMVQSDKRISALIASAIPRFTKNKDVAIQFQKAVEGNMIDKLKTRLQATEVDESSL from the coding sequence ATGGATAAAAATTATAAAGTAATAGCAAGAAAATATCGTCCGCAAACTTTTGAAGAGGTAATAGGGCAGGAACATATCACAAAAACAATATCTAAAAGTATAGCACAAAAAAAAATAGCACATGCTTATCTTTTTTCTGGTGCTCATGGTGTAGGTAAAACTTCTCTTGCAAGAATTATAGCAAAAGCCTTAAACTGTGTTAATGGTCCTACAGATAAACCATGCGGAGTTTGTCCTTCTTGTACGCAAATAGAAAACGGTACTCCTTTAGATGTTATTGAAATAGACGGTGCAAGCAATAGGGGTATAGAAAATATAAGAACAATAATAGAAAATGTACGCATATCGCCTGTTGCTGGTAAATATAAAGTATATATTATAGATGAGGTTCACCAGATTACTAATGAAGCTTTTAATGCTTTACTTAAAACATTAGAAGAGCCGCCTGCTCATGTTGTATTTATACTTGCTACTACCGAAGCAGACAGAGTACTTCCTACAATAAGAAGCCGATGTCAGCAGTATATTTTTAAGTCTTTGGGTATAGAAGATTTAGAGAAGATTCTTAAGGGTATTTTAGACAAAGAAAATATTGCATATGATGATGAGGCTATATTTTTGATAGCAAAGCAGGCTAGGGGTTCTGTTCGTGATAGTGAAACGATATTAGAAAAGATGATAGCCTATACTGCAGACAAGAAGCATATTACTAGTGGTGATGTTATAGCTGTGGTTGGGGGTAATAATTTTTCTTTTGTTAAAGATTTTTTTGATGTAATGATTTCAAAAGATAAAAAAAATTATTTTCAATTTGTTAAAAAGCTTTTTGAAGAGTCTGTAGACCCAAGAACATTCATTAATAATTTAATTGAGTATATGCGTGTTGTGCTAATGATAAAAAGCGGTATTGATGATATTAAATTATTAGAGATAACAGAAAATGAGAGAGATGATTTAAAAACTTTTGCTAACAATTACAGCGATGATGAGATTGAGCGTATACTTGATTATATATTAAATGTAGAAGAGCGTATAAGAAATGCTTCCAATGCTAGAGTAATATTTGAGATGCGTATGCTTTTGCTTCTTGATACAGATAATTTGATTCGCCCTGTAGACATTATATCTTCAAGCAATGTTCAAACTGTTTCTGACACTAATGAAGACTATGGGCTTAGTAATGATAATATTCAAAAACCTAAAGAAATTAATAATGCTCCTAAACCAGCATATGATGTTCCTCTTAGTCCGAATGACAAAAGGCATATATTTTACAATAAAATTCTTTCATATGTTGAAACAGAAAGCCCAACAATATATTCTTTGTTATCTCAAGGAAACCCAATAGAAAGTAAAGGTGCAACATTAATAGTAGCTATTCCAGAACATATTTACGATATGGTTCAATCTGATAAAAGAATATCAGCATTAATAGCAAGTGCGATACCAAGATTTACAAAAAATAAAGATGTAGCCATACAGTTTCAAAAGGCAGTAGAAGGCAATATGATAGATAAATTAAAAACCCGTCTTCAGGCAACAGAGGTTGACGAGAGTTCTTTATAA